One Sphingomonas sabuli genomic region harbors:
- a CDS encoding tryptophan halogenase family protein: MASVKIGTMEPQAPITITIVGGGTAGWMTAAALGRFLGKQASITLVESDDIGTVGVGEATIPHIKIFNDALGIDEAEFVAATGATYKLGIAFEGWGAPDDAYVHAFGQVGRGIGLLPFHQFWLRGRNLGVAKPLGHYILNTIVLAGNRFAHVEREPGNPLPPIPYAFHFDAGLYARFLRGFAERHGVTRVEGKIVAVSRDPSNGDIAALTLADGTQVGGHLFIDCSGFRGLLIEQELEAGFEDWTRWLPCDRACAVPSESTDPLTPYTRAMAHPAGWQWRIPLQHRTGNGIVYSSAFLDDQRAADRLVANLDGRPLADPRTLRFTTGRRARAWVRNVVAIGLSAGFIEPLESTSIHLIQTAINRLLELVPRWPIHAGARDDYNARTAREMEAVRDFIILHYHANGRTGEPFWDGLRTMPIPDSLAHRIELFRSDAAIFPGNDELFDQRGWVQVLIGQGVVPERYHPIADELPESELRRFLDLTEQAYVQDASRIPDHRAYVQKFAPMRREEETA, encoded by the coding sequence ATGGCCAGTGTGAAGATCGGGACAATGGAACCACAGGCGCCGATCACCATAACCATCGTCGGCGGCGGCACCGCCGGCTGGATGACGGCCGCCGCGCTCGGCCGCTTCCTCGGCAAGCAGGCGTCGATCACGCTCGTCGAATCCGACGATATCGGCACCGTCGGGGTGGGCGAAGCAACCATCCCGCACATCAAGATTTTCAACGACGCGCTGGGTATCGACGAGGCGGAATTCGTCGCCGCGACCGGTGCCACATACAAACTCGGCATCGCCTTCGAAGGCTGGGGGGCGCCGGACGATGCCTACGTCCATGCCTTCGGCCAGGTCGGGCGGGGGATTGGCCTGCTGCCCTTCCACCAGTTCTGGCTGCGCGGCCGCAATCTCGGCGTTGCCAAGCCGCTTGGCCATTACATTCTCAACACCATCGTGCTGGCCGGTAACCGGTTCGCCCATGTCGAGCGCGAACCGGGCAACCCGTTGCCGCCCATACCCTATGCCTTCCACTTCGATGCCGGCCTTTACGCCCGGTTCCTTCGCGGCTTCGCCGAACGCCACGGCGTCACCCGGGTCGAAGGCAAGATCGTCGCGGTTTCCCGCGACCCGTCGAACGGTGACATCGCCGCCCTGACCCTGGCCGACGGCACGCAGGTCGGCGGGCACCTGTTCATCGACTGCTCGGGCTTTCGCGGCCTGCTCATCGAACAGGAACTAGAAGCCGGATTCGAGGACTGGACCCGCTGGCTGCCGTGCGACCGCGCCTGCGCCGTGCCGAGCGAGAGCACCGATCCCCTGACGCCTTACACGCGGGCGATGGCCCACCCGGCCGGATGGCAATGGCGCATCCCGCTGCAGCACCGCACCGGCAACGGCATCGTCTACAGTTCGGCTTTTCTCGACGATCAGCGGGCGGCCGACCGGCTTGTTGCCAACCTCGACGGCCGGCCGCTGGCCGATCCGCGAACGCTGCGCTTCACCACCGGTCGGCGCGCGCGCGCCTGGGTTCGCAACGTGGTCGCGATCGGGCTGTCGGCGGGATTTATCGAACCGCTGGAATCGACCAGCATCCATCTGATCCAGACGGCGATCAATCGGCTGCTGGAACTGGTACCGCGCTGGCCGATCCATGCCGGCGCGCGCGACGATTACAACGCCCGCACCGCCCGCGAGATGGAAGCGGTGCGCGACTTCATCATCCTCCATTACCATGCCAACGGGCGCACCGGCGAGCCGTTCTGGGACGGTCTGCGCACGATGCCGATCCCCGACAGCCTGGCGCACCGGATCGAGCTGTTCCGGTCGGACGCGGCAATCTTTCCCGGCAATGACGAGCTGTTCGACCAGCGCGGCTGGGTGCAGGTGCTGATCGGCCAGGGGGTGGTTCCCGAACGCTACCACCCGATCGCCGACGAGCTTCCCGAGTCAGAACTGCGCCGTTTCCTCGACCTGACCGAGCAAGCCTACGTGCAGGATGCATCGCGGATCCCCGACCACCGGGCTTACGTGCAGAAATTCGCGCCGATGCGGCGTGAGGAGGAAACCGCCTGA
- a CDS encoding TonB-dependent receptor, whose translation MVPAAPAFAQDAPVATDGTLPAPDPVPNQGEEENTDATAQPQSDDTASIVVTGYRRSLENAVNKKKSSNTIVESVSAEDIGKLPDASIAESISRLPGLTSQRLSGRSNVISIRGFAPDFSTTLLNGREQTSTGDNRAVEYDQYPSEVINQVNVYKTPMASLIGQGLSGTVDLRTIRPLEASSRVISVGARGSFNDLDRLNPDVDRYGYRVNGVFVDKFAGDTIGVALAASYLDEPYQTQEFNSWGYPEAAPGASVIGGEKSYATSTNLKRLGLLGTLEFRPIPNFTSTLDAFYSNFKDDSIKRGVELPLFWSAAQLQPGYTVTDGLVTNGTYTNVKGVVRNDVFQRRAKLYSFGWNNTYNTDNGWHLSGDVSYSRTKRNELTVETYSGTGRGGLGATDTLTFVSGPDGTVLTPTLDYGDFNTILLTSPQGWGGTQIAPDGTAVVGGQDGYYNDRHINDRLWQLRGDVTKDVFGTFLDTVQAGINFTHRKKNLTPEEYFIGLAANTDGLTSIPVPEQYREGTANLDFLGLGPVVAYDPLAMINDGIYNLVPNPYGDVVVKAYNVTERLLTPYVQANIKTELGTSLLTGNIGVQAIFTEQRSVGASALYLGTNPNGSPNIGATVNDIDASYVDVLPSLNLSLRTASDFVFRFAAAREIIRPRLDDMKATLNYGYNYIVQPDGTGIAYVTGGQGASGNPELRPWRANAIDFTIEKYFGVKGYLAAQFFHKDLKSYIYNQDTEIPIEELVLAPVDPGFTVFPIAVLNIPVNGKGGKLYGVELAGTLPLDTFTPALTGFGVTGGVSYTKSKIKPSPNEEASALPGYSKWVANGTAYYERAGFNIRGSVRHRSKFIGEVSGFGANRARRQAAPETVVDGQIGYDFQPGSSLAGLSLYLQGQNLTNEPFKTYGENDTLHVIDYQTYGRRFLLGASYKFGAPEPALPVVLPPPPPPPAPATQTCTDGTVILATEVCPAPPPPPPPPAPAPERG comes from the coding sequence ATGGTTCCCGCCGCGCCGGCATTTGCGCAGGATGCCCCCGTCGCAACCGACGGCACGCTTCCGGCGCCCGATCCGGTGCCGAACCAGGGCGAAGAAGAGAATACCGACGCCACGGCCCAGCCGCAGTCCGACGACACCGCTTCGATCGTCGTTACCGGTTATCGCCGCTCGCTCGAAAATGCGGTCAACAAGAAGAAATCGTCCAACACCATCGTCGAATCGGTGTCGGCCGAAGACATTGGCAAGCTGCCCGATGCGTCGATCGCCGAATCGATTTCGCGCCTTCCAGGCCTGACGTCGCAGCGCCTGTCCGGCCGCTCCAACGTCATCTCCATCCGCGGTTTTGCGCCCGACTTTTCGACCACCCTGCTGAACGGTCGCGAACAGACGTCGACCGGCGACAACCGCGCCGTCGAATATGACCAGTATCCGTCGGAAGTGATCAACCAGGTCAACGTCTACAAGACGCCGATGGCGAGCCTTATCGGCCAGGGCCTGTCGGGCACGGTGGACCTGCGCACCATTCGCCCGCTGGAAGCGAGCAGCCGCGTCATTTCGGTCGGCGCGCGCGGGTCGTTCAACGACCTCGACCGGCTGAACCCGGACGTCGATCGCTACGGCTATCGCGTCAACGGCGTGTTCGTCGACAAGTTCGCCGGCGACACCATCGGCGTCGCGCTGGCTGCGAGCTATCTCGACGAACCGTACCAGACTCAGGAATTCAATTCTTGGGGCTATCCCGAAGCGGCGCCGGGCGCATCGGTCATCGGCGGCGAGAAATCCTACGCCACCTCGACCAACCTCAAGCGCCTTGGCCTGCTTGGCACGCTGGAATTCCGGCCGATCCCGAACTTCACCTCGACGCTCGATGCCTTCTATTCGAACTTCAAGGACGACAGCATCAAGCGCGGTGTCGAACTGCCGCTATTCTGGTCCGCGGCCCAGCTTCAACCGGGCTACACCGTCACGGACGGTCTCGTCACCAACGGCACCTACACCAACGTCAAGGGCGTGGTCCGCAACGACGTCTTCCAGCGTCGCGCCAAGCTCTATTCGTTCGGCTGGAACAACACCTACAACACCGACAATGGCTGGCACCTGTCCGGCGACGTCAGCTATTCGCGGACCAAGCGCAACGAGCTGACGGTCGAAACCTATTCGGGCACCGGTCGCGGCGGCCTTGGCGCGACCGACACGCTGACATTCGTCAGCGGCCCGGACGGAACGGTGCTGACTCCGACGCTCGACTACGGCGACTTCAACACCATCCTTCTCACCTCTCCGCAGGGCTGGGGCGGGACACAGATCGCGCCGGACGGAACGGCGGTCGTCGGCGGCCAGGACGGCTATTATAACGACCGCCACATCAACGACCGGTTGTGGCAGTTGCGCGGCGACGTCACCAAGGACGTATTCGGCACCTTCCTCGACACCGTCCAGGCGGGCATCAACTTCACGCACCGCAAGAAGAACCTGACGCCGGAGGAATATTTCATCGGCCTGGCCGCCAACACGGACGGCCTGACCAGCATCCCGGTGCCCGAACAATATCGCGAAGGCACCGCTAACCTCGACTTCCTCGGCCTCGGGCCGGTCGTCGCCTACGATCCGTTGGCGATGATCAACGACGGCATCTACAATCTGGTGCCGAACCCGTACGGCGATGTCGTCGTCAAAGCCTATAACGTCACCGAGCGCCTGCTGACCCCTTACGTCCAGGCGAACATCAAGACCGAACTGGGCACCAGCCTGTTGACCGGCAACATCGGCGTGCAGGCGATCTTCACCGAACAGCGGTCGGTCGGCGCGAGCGCACTGTATCTGGGCACCAATCCCAACGGCTCGCCCAACATCGGCGCTACCGTCAACGACATCGACGCATCCTATGTCGACGTTCTGCCCAGCCTGAACCTGTCGCTGCGCACGGCGTCGGACTTCGTCTTCCGCTTCGCCGCGGCGCGCGAGATCATCCGCCCGCGTCTCGACGACATGAAGGCGACGCTCAATTACGGTTACAATTACATCGTCCAGCCCGACGGCACGGGGATCGCATATGTGACGGGCGGCCAGGGCGCTTCGGGCAATCCCGAGCTGCGTCCGTGGCGCGCCAATGCGATCGACTTCACGATTGAAAAGTATTTCGGCGTGAAGGGCTATCTGGCCGCGCAGTTCTTCCACAAGGACCTGAAGAGCTACATCTATAACCAGGATACCGAAATCCCGATCGAGGAGCTGGTCCTGGCCCCCGTCGATCCGGGCTTCACGGTCTTCCCGATCGCGGTGCTCAACATCCCGGTCAATGGCAAGGGCGGCAAGCTGTACGGCGTCGAACTGGCCGGCACGCTGCCGCTGGATACCTTCACCCCTGCGCTGACCGGTTTCGGCGTGACGGGCGGCGTCAGCTACACCAAGTCGAAGATCAAGCCGTCGCCGAACGAGGAGGCGAGCGCGCTTCCGGGCTATTCCAAGTGGGTGGCCAACGGCACCGCTTATTACGAACGGGCCGGCTTCAACATTCGCGGCAGCGTTCGTCACCGGTCGAAGTTCATCGGTGAAGTGTCGGGCTTCGGCGCCAATCGCGCGCGCCGCCAGGCCGCTCCGGAAACGGTGGTCGACGGGCAGATCGGTTACGACTTCCAGCCTGGCAGCAGCCTTGCCGGCCTGTCGCTCTACCTCCAGGGGCAGAACCTGACCAACGAGCCGTTCAAGACATACGGCGAGAACGACACGTTGCACGTCATCGACTACCAGACCTACGGCCGCCGCTTCCTGCTTGGCGCGTCGTACAAGTTCGGTGCTCCCGAGCCGGCGCTACCGGTGGTGTTGCCGCCGCCGCCGCCGCCGCCCGCGCCGGCCACGCAGACCTGCACGGATGGCACCGTCATCCTCGCGACCGAGGTCTGTCCCGCTCCGCCGCCACCGCCGCCGCCGCCAGCGCCGGCCCCGGAACGCGGCTGA